The proteins below come from a single Candidatus Obscuribacterales bacterium genomic window:
- a CDS encoding HAD-IA family hydrolase, whose amino-acid sequence MLKALLFDLDGTLTHSDPVHFETWAELLKGYGLTINLDFYKVHFNGRLNEHIIQDLLPQLSVDEGIQLSRYKEAEFRRRAATVLRPLAGLDVLLPWMNQRALKRAVVTNAPRDNAYFILQTLNFDDIFPVVILGEELERGKPDPLPYTFALDGLDIAPEEAIVFEDSPSGVQSAVAAGIPTVGIASSQPPEILYQAGATLVVSDFSDRRLFEQLLEPTEPLLSV is encoded by the coding sequence ATGTTAAAAGCCCTCCTATTTGATCTTGATGGAACCTTAACCCACAGTGATCCGGTGCATTTTGAGACTTGGGCAGAGTTGCTAAAGGGCTATGGCTTAACCATCAACCTGGATTTTTATAAAGTACATTTCAACGGCCGTCTGAATGAACATATCATCCAAGACCTGTTGCCCCAACTGTCTGTAGATGAAGGTATTCAGCTTAGCCGCTATAAAGAAGCTGAGTTTCGCCGCCGTGCGGCCACGGTTCTCCGTCCCCTGGCCGGTCTAGATGTGCTGCTGCCCTGGATGAACCAGCGTGCCCTCAAGCGAGCTGTGGTCACCAATGCTCCCCGAGATAATGCTTACTTCATCCTGCAAACGCTGAATTTTGACGACATCTTTCCGGTGGTGATTTTGGGTGAAGAATTGGAGCGCGGCAAGCCCGACCCCCTACCCTATACTTTTGCCCTCGATGGTCTCGATATTGCCCCGGAGGAAGCGATCGTGTTTGAAGACTCGCCCTCCGGTGTGCAGTCCGCCGTCGCAGCCGGTATTCCCACCGTCGGCATTGCCTCCAGCCAACCGCCAGAGATTCTCTACCAAGCCGGAGCTACCCTGGTTGTGTCAGACTTCAGCGATCGCCGCCTGTTTGAGCAACTCCTAGAACCGACAGAACCCTTGCTTTCTGTATAA
- a CDS encoding DUF3352 domain-containing protein: MIVRFLVSLVALLMMAVMGLGLSSCSTTDLRPSIPLAEIHGKSSPDAAMFVAKQAPLMVSVLVRPDELAAIDAQLVAQGRSPLSAEQLTQAWLADTGLSYGRDIQPWVGDEVTLAVTTADLDRNLDNGEQPGYLLALSSTDLQRSEQFVQKLWRNQAIAGSDLVFERYAGVTITTHAPSDPDQAPTLASVTVDSFVLLANHPKVLQQALNTVQVTNLSLAQDRRYQEALAHGGDRLAVVFVNVPQLLDWLVPSADPAPFPLLTSLLAGVRSTAGGLVVEGSLFSAAGQHMPLSQPLLSAPVGALQYIPRQSALVAAGVDLFSSWQQLNAGLAGYRLPQQWLASLVSDRQTQWGIDLPQDILSHLVGEYAIALLPTTPAFSDWVLVTQSSPELAEVLQNLDVVATEQGVSLGRFNLDGQTIATWATLKPVTEPQLQLAAQVQGVYTSLGNYTVVASSLRAMQAALAAPTQSFLGDATFQRAIAPFHTPNDGYLYLNWSQLRGAIAQKIPLLSFITSPKTPLVTDVDEITFTSYGNDSTAHRGEIFLHVGR, from the coding sequence ATGATCGTTCGTTTTTTGGTTTCCCTGGTAGCACTGCTGATGATGGCGGTGATGGGCTTGGGGCTATCAAGCTGTAGCACAACTGACCTTCGTCCTAGTATTCCGCTTGCGGAGATTCACGGTAAGTCGAGTCCTGATGCCGCGATGTTTGTGGCTAAGCAGGCTCCTCTGATGGTGTCGGTGTTGGTGCGTCCGGATGAGTTAGCCGCCATCGATGCTCAACTGGTTGCCCAAGGGCGATCGCCCCTCTCGGCCGAGCAACTGACCCAGGCCTGGTTGGCCGATACGGGGCTGAGCTATGGGCGCGACATCCAGCCTTGGGTGGGTGATGAAGTCACCCTGGCGGTCACCACTGCCGACCTCGATCGCAATCTTGACAACGGTGAGCAGCCGGGCTATCTGCTGGCTCTGAGCAGTACCGACCTGCAGCGATCGGAGCAATTTGTACAAAAACTTTGGCGCAATCAAGCGATCGCTGGCTCTGATCTGGTTTTTGAACGCTATGCCGGGGTGACCATTACCACTCATGCCCCCAGCGATCCAGATCAAGCGCCCACCCTGGCCAGCGTCACCGTTGACTCCTTTGTGCTGCTAGCCAATCACCCTAAGGTGCTGCAGCAGGCTTTGAATACGGTGCAGGTGACCAACTTGAGCCTTGCCCAAGATCGCCGCTACCAGGAAGCCTTGGCCCATGGGGGCGATCGCTTGGCGGTGGTGTTTGTGAATGTACCGCAGTTGCTCGATTGGCTGGTGCCGTCGGCGGATCCGGCTCCTTTCCCCCTTTTGACCAGTTTGCTAGCCGGGGTGCGATCGACGGCCGGGGGCTTGGTGGTTGAAGGGTCTCTCTTCTCTGCCGCCGGGCAGCACATGCCCCTGAGTCAGCCGCTGCTTTCTGCCCCAGTGGGTGCTTTGCAGTATATCCCTCGCCAGAGCGCGCTGGTGGCGGCGGGGGTGGATCTATTCAGCAGTTGGCAGCAGCTCAATGCCGGGCTGGCGGGCTATCGATTGCCGCAGCAATGGCTAGCGTCTCTGGTGAGCGATCGCCAAACCCAATGGGGGATTGATCTACCGCAGGATATTCTGTCCCATCTCGTCGGGGAATATGCGATCGCCCTATTGCCCACCACGCCTGCCTTTAGCGATTGGGTGTTGGTGACCCAGTCGTCTCCTGAGTTGGCCGAGGTGCTGCAGAATCTGGATGTCGTCGCCACGGAGCAGGGCGTCAGCCTCGGACGCTTTAACCTCGATGGTCAGACCATTGCCACTTGGGCGACCCTAAAGCCGGTCACTGAACCCCAACTGCAGCTTGCCGCTCAGGTGCAGGGCGTTTATACCAGTTTGGGGAACTATACCGTGGTGGCCAGCTCCCTGAGGGCCATGCAGGCGGCCTTGGCGGCCCCTACCCAATCGTTTTTGGGGGATGCTACGTTTCAGCGAGCGATCGCTCCCTTCCATACCCCCAACGACGGCTATCTGTATCTCAACTGGAGCCAGCTACGGGGCGCGATCGCCCAAAAAATTCCCCTTCTCTCCTTCATCACCAGTCCTAAAACGCCATTAGTGACCGACGTAGACGAGATTACCTTCACCAGCTACGGCAACGACTCCACCGCCCATCGCGGCGAGATTTTCCTCCATGTGGGTCGCTAG
- a CDS encoding HNH endonuclease, with translation MNRRKPWTRDELIIAMNLYWKLPFGQFNHKTPIIIEVAEKLGRTASSLAMKLSNFASLDPVQQARGIQGLSGVSKADRIIWEEFAENWEQLGTESEARFQELVGFEVSAFNQVLISKKSKPPKLSSIKDHPGRATEATEAEATTKIRLGQNFFRQVVLSSYDNRCCITGNPIPELLIASHIIPWREQSEHRLNPHNGLCLARTHDAAFDRGLITFDENNRLVLSHYLQEFLPEETLERNFVAYAGSQLRLPEKFYPEPDFLRFHREQVFLGT, from the coding sequence ATGAATCGTAGAAAACCTTGGACACGAGATGAACTCATCATTGCGATGAATCTATATTGGAAGCTCCCGTTTGGTCAGTTTAACCATAAAACACCAATCATTATAGAAGTCGCTGAAAAGCTGGGCAGAACGGCTAGTAGTCTAGCGATGAAACTCAGCAATTTTGCCTCGCTTGATCCCGTCCAGCAAGCGCGTGGCATTCAAGGGCTGAGCGGAGTGAGTAAAGCTGACCGAATTATTTGGGAAGAATTTGCAGAAAACTGGGAACAGTTGGGGACGGAAAGTGAAGCACGTTTCCAAGAGTTAGTTGGTTTTGAAGTTTCCGCCTTCAATCAGGTGCTTATCTCGAAAAAGTCCAAGCCGCCTAAGCTATCTTCAATAAAAGATCATCCAGGCAGAGCCACAGAAGCAACGGAAGCTGAGGCTACAACCAAAATTAGACTTGGACAAAACTTTTTTCGGCAAGTTGTCTTGTCATCCTATGACAACCGTTGCTGCATCACTGGAAATCCTATTCCAGAGCTACTTATTGCAAGCCATATTATCCCTTGGCGTGAACAATCAGAGCATCGTCTCAATCCTCATAATGGATTGTGCCTTGCCCGTACTCATGATGCTGCCTTTGATCGGGGGTTAATCACATTTGATGAGAATAATAGGTTGGTTCTAAGTCACTATCTTCAAGAGTTTTTACCTGAAGAAACACTTGAACGTAACTTTGTTGCTTATGCTGGCAGTCAACTACGGTTACCTGAAAAGTTTTATCCCGAACCGGATTTTCTCCGTTTTCATCGAGAACAAGTCTTTCTTGGCACTTAG
- a CDS encoding SPFH domain-containing protein — MNPLMFLIVIAFGGSITLANSVKIINQGNEALVEMLGKYNNKKLKPGMNFMVPFIERVVYQETIREKVLDIPAQQCITRDNVSISVDAVVYWRIMDLERAYYKVENLQAAMVNLVLTQIRSEMGRLELDETFTARSEVNESLLRELDTSTDPWGVKVTRVELRDIMPSKAVQESMEMQMTAERRKRAAILTSEGEREAAVNSARGRADSQLLAAEADQKAVILDAEAQQKSIVLRAQAVRQEQVLKAQATAEAMKIISNILQSDPNARESLQYLMAQQYIEMGTKIGESDSSKVMFMDPQSIPATVEGMRSIIGDGMPQVSMPPKH, encoded by the coding sequence ATGAATCCATTGATGTTTCTGATTGTCATCGCCTTTGGCGGCTCGATTACCCTAGCCAACTCCGTAAAAATTATCAACCAAGGGAATGAAGCCCTGGTGGAAATGCTAGGGAAATACAACAACAAAAAGCTGAAGCCCGGCATGAACTTCATGGTGCCCTTTATCGAACGGGTGGTTTATCAAGAAACCATTCGGGAAAAAGTGCTGGATATTCCTGCCCAGCAATGTATTACCCGCGATAACGTGTCCATCTCCGTAGATGCCGTGGTCTATTGGCGAATTATGGATCTAGAGCGAGCCTACTATAAGGTGGAAAACCTGCAGGCAGCTATGGTGAACCTGGTACTCACCCAAATTCGCTCAGAAATGGGCAGGCTAGAGCTGGATGAAACGTTTACAGCTCGCTCAGAAGTCAACGAATCGCTCCTGCGAGAGCTAGATACGTCCACCGACCCCTGGGGCGTGAAGGTGACCCGAGTGGAACTGCGCGACATTATGCCCTCCAAGGCCGTGCAGGAATCCATGGAAATGCAAATGACCGCCGAACGCCGCAAACGGGCCGCCATCCTCACCTCGGAAGGGGAACGGGAAGCCGCAGTGAACTCTGCCCGAGGTCGGGCCGATTCGCAGCTACTCGCAGCCGAGGCGGATCAAAAAGCGGTGATCCTAGACGCCGAGGCTCAGCAAAAGAGCATCGTCCTGCGGGCCCAAGCCGTGCGCCAAGAACAGGTGCTCAAAGCCCAAGCCACCGCCGAGGCCATGAAAATTATTTCCAATATCCTCCAATCTGATCCCAATGCTCGGGAGTCGCTGCAATATCTGATGGCTCAACAATATATTGAAATGGGCACCAAGATTGGCGAAAGCGATAGCAGCAAGGTGATGTTCATGGATCCCCAAAGCATTCCCGCCACTGTGGAAGGGATGCGATCGATTATTGGCGATGGGATGCCCCAAGTCTCCATGCCACCGAAGCATTAG
- a CDS encoding radical SAM protein: MRALFIYPIFPKTFWSYEKILELVNRKVLLPPLGLVTVAALLPQTWDFKLVDRNIRPATEEEWAWADIVILSGMIVQKDDMIAQVQEAKRRGKLVAVGGPYPTSIPQDMEFAGADFLVLDEGEITLPMFVEALERGDRSGVFRSGGEKPDVTNTPVPRFDLLDLDQYDSMSVQFSRGCPFQCEFCDIIVLYGRKPRTKTPEQLLKELDYLYELGWRRSVFMVDDNFIGNKRNVKLLLPALKAWQQERGYPFSFVTEASVDLAQDEEMMAMMSDCRFDAIFVGIETPDEESLTLTKKFQNTRDSLADAVDKITAAGLRVMAGFIIGFDNEEPGAGDRIVTFVELTGIPATTFAMLQALPNTALWHRLEKEGRLLGQEAGINQTTLMNFEPTRPIEQIAQEYVEAFSTLYEPHTYLNRVYRYFLKMGKPRYKLAFQWPSLVDLRALLIVIWRQGMKRSTRWEFWRNLWGILRQNPEVAVQYLTVCAHNEHFLEYRDIVRQEIEEQLAALKAAKNESVPDPVAASVGQ; encoded by the coding sequence ATGCGAGCACTGTTTATATATCCCATCTTTCCAAAAACGTTTTGGTCCTACGAGAAAATCTTAGAACTGGTTAACCGTAAAGTCTTACTGCCGCCGCTAGGGTTGGTTACGGTTGCTGCCCTGCTGCCGCAAACCTGGGACTTTAAGCTCGTCGATCGCAATATCCGTCCAGCCACCGAAGAAGAATGGGCCTGGGCCGACATTGTTATTCTCTCCGGCATGATTGTGCAAAAAGACGACATGATCGCCCAGGTGCAAGAAGCGAAGCGGCGCGGCAAGCTCGTGGCAGTGGGCGGCCCCTACCCCACCTCCATTCCCCAGGATATGGAATTTGCCGGTGCTGATTTCTTAGTGTTGGATGAAGGGGAAATTACCCTGCCCATGTTTGTTGAAGCCCTAGAAAGGGGCGATCGCAGCGGTGTTTTCCGTTCCGGTGGCGAAAAGCCGGACGTCACCAACACCCCCGTGCCGCGCTTCGATCTGCTCGACCTCGATCAGTACGACTCCATGTCCGTGCAGTTTTCCCGAGGCTGTCCTTTCCAGTGCGAATTTTGTGACATTATTGTCCTCTACGGTCGTAAACCCCGCACCAAAACGCCCGAGCAGTTGCTCAAAGAATTAGATTATCTCTATGAACTCGGCTGGCGGCGCAGCGTTTTCATGGTGGACGATAACTTTATCGGCAATAAGCGTAATGTAAAACTCTTACTGCCGGCGCTCAAAGCCTGGCAGCAGGAGCGCGGCTATCCCTTCAGCTTTGTCACCGAAGCATCGGTTGACTTAGCTCAGGATGAAGAGATGATGGCTATGATGTCCGATTGTCGCTTTGATGCGATCTTCGTAGGCATTGAAACGCCTGATGAAGAAAGTCTTACCCTCACCAAGAAGTTTCAAAATACCCGCGATTCCTTAGCTGATGCCGTCGATAAGATTACGGCTGCAGGCTTACGGGTGATGGCGGGCTTTATCATCGGTTTTGATAACGAAGAACCTGGTGCAGGCGATCGCATTGTTACCTTCGTGGAGCTAACCGGCATCCCTGCCACTACCTTTGCTATGCTGCAGGCTTTGCCGAATACAGCTCTATGGCATCGGTTAGAAAAAGAAGGACGCTTACTCGGTCAAGAAGCGGGCATCAACCAAACCACGTTGATGAACTTTGAACCGACTCGCCCCATTGAACAAATTGCCCAGGAATATGTAGAAGCCTTCAGCACGCTCTATGAACCTCATACCTATCTAAATCGCGTCTATCGCTATTTCCTAAAAATGGGTAAGCCGCGCTATAAACTAGCGTTCCAGTGGCCCAGCTTAGTAGATCTGCGCGCATTACTGATCGTCATTTGGCGGCAGGGTATGAAGCGCAGCACCCGCTGGGAATTTTGGCGCAACCTCTGGGGTATCCTGCGGCAGAACCCTGAGGTGGCAGTTCAATACCTAACCGTCTGCGCCCACAATGAACATTTCCTAGAGTATCGCGACATTGTTCGTCAGGAAATTGAGGAACAGTTGGCAGCCCTGAAGGCAGCTAAGAATGAGTCTGTTCCTGATCCGGTTGCGGCATCGGTGGGGCAGTAA
- a CDS encoding PadR family transcriptional regulator — MTSMTTFDDVYEFFSNPPPFYLNKELAICYVLDVLIQHDSYGTELIRQLQDEHPNYRLSDTVLYSAIKFLEDEAAITGYWQKMKGRGRPRRMYQVSPKWRSQAQDLAQLWQGYIGRSSRLSRQGTSMP; from the coding sequence ATGACTTCCATGACCACGTTTGACGATGTATACGAATTTTTTAGTAACCCACCGCCGTTTTACCTCAACAAAGAACTCGCCATTTGCTATGTCCTAGATGTTCTGATTCAGCATGACTCCTATGGCACAGAACTGATTCGGCAGCTTCAAGATGAGCATCCCAACTATCGGCTCTCCGATACAGTGCTCTACAGTGCCATCAAGTTCCTCGAAGACGAAGCAGCGATCACCGGCTATTGGCAAAAGATGAAGGGGCGAGGACGACCTCGACGCATGTATCAGGTGTCACCCAAGTGGCGATCGCAGGCCCAGGATTTAGCCCAGCTCTGGCAAGGCTACATTGGCCGCTCATCCCGCCTATCCCGACAAGGAACGTCCATGCCCTAA
- a CDS encoding protein phosphatase 2C domain-containing protein: MSPSTLSIECADPSCAQPGNSVDQLLCRQCRKPLVHRYLWAVGARAEAVPVGTRVSDRYAVVAPHIWLDTQPGRLPALPAQSPQAALPYLKLRSHHLHIPDVYGVCHLEDDPEPVLLLEQGPLHRQGILHPAIATAWDAATPVRRVYWLWQLFQLWLPLAQQGVAQALLSPEQIRVDGWRIQLRDLEVSQTLDAPASLGQLATLWLQWIGNEPGAIAQGLRSICYEMQSVGQLSPTLVAVGGESGVDADASATGSMEDLRTAPPVAAIAQKLNQLLLEQASQLPIKLRVAGGTTTGPQRSHNEDACYPNGPESNLAEDVILKPHVAIVCDGIGGHAGGEVASRLALRSLKLQLSALLTEVVDQGEVLSPDIVTQQLEAILRIANNMIAAQNDSQGRTARQRMATTVMLALQLPQRIRTETGDRNTHELYLAHIGDSRAYWLTEESCHRLTLDHDMANREVVLGNSLHRAARLQPNAGALTQALGTKDADYIHPTVQRFILEEDGVLLLCSDGLSDHGWVETLWEESTQRVLKDKMSLDAAVRSWLELANQRNGHDNASVVLLDCRASLSSPQLFEPGDAPPEPSDTDLSDTARALLYPEDEDEPDLPWDSGLDEEASDRSPEHHSNIWGVILGLALLCFLVGGVGILVWRYVNTYGVRDGLEQLLIPEQPDEANPGEMDESEPQP, from the coding sequence ATGAGCCCTTCTACCCTATCCATCGAGTGTGCCGATCCATCCTGTGCCCAGCCGGGTAATTCCGTGGATCAGCTCCTCTGCCGTCAGTGCCGTAAGCCGCTTGTGCATCGCTACCTTTGGGCGGTGGGGGCCAGGGCGGAGGCGGTGCCGGTGGGTACGCGGGTGAGCGATCGCTATGCGGTGGTTGCTCCCCACATTTGGCTGGATACTCAACCAGGACGTTTGCCCGCCTTGCCTGCCCAGTCGCCCCAAGCTGCGCTCCCCTATCTAAAACTGCGTTCTCACCATCTCCACATTCCCGATGTCTACGGTGTTTGTCACCTAGAGGACGATCCGGAGCCGGTTTTGCTGCTAGAACAGGGCCCTCTGCACCGCCAAGGAATTTTGCATCCAGCGATCGCCACCGCTTGGGATGCCGCCACTCCGGTGCGGCGGGTCTATTGGCTCTGGCAACTGTTCCAGCTTTGGCTGCCGCTGGCCCAGCAGGGGGTGGCTCAGGCTCTGCTGAGTCCTGAGCAAATTCGGGTGGATGGCTGGCGAATTCAGCTACGTGATCTTGAGGTGAGCCAAACCTTGGATGCGCCGGCGAGTCTAGGGCAGTTGGCGACCCTGTGGCTGCAGTGGATTGGCAATGAACCGGGAGCGATCGCCCAAGGGCTACGCTCGATCTGCTACGAAATGCAGTCCGTGGGGCAATTGTCTCCCACCTTGGTGGCCGTTGGCGGCGAGTCTGGTGTGGATGCCGACGCATCGGCAACGGGCTCCATGGAGGATCTGCGAACTGCGCCGCCCGTGGCTGCCATTGCCCAGAAGCTGAACCAGCTCTTGCTAGAACAGGCGAGTCAACTGCCGATTAAGCTGCGGGTGGCGGGCGGCACAACGACGGGCCCCCAGCGATCGCATAATGAAGATGCTTGCTATCCCAACGGCCCAGAGAGCAATCTCGCCGAAGATGTTATTCTCAAACCCCATGTGGCGATCGTCTGTGATGGCATCGGCGGTCATGCTGGCGGAGAGGTGGCGAGTCGGCTGGCGTTGCGATCGCTCAAGCTCCAGCTTTCTGCTTTGTTGACGGAGGTTGTCGATCAGGGCGAAGTGCTGTCACCGGATATTGTCACCCAGCAGCTTGAGGCGATTTTGCGCATTGCCAACAATATGATCGCGGCGCAAAACGATAGCCAGGGGCGCACGGCCCGTCAGCGTATGGCCACCACCGTCATGCTGGCACTGCAGTTGCCCCAACGCATTCGCACCGAAACCGGCGATCGCAATACCCACGAACTCTACCTGGCCCATATTGGCGATAGCCGCGCCTACTGGCTGACGGAAGAGTCTTGCCATCGGCTCACCCTCGACCACGATATGGCCAACCGCGAGGTGGTGTTAGGGAATAGCCTACACCGCGCTGCCCGCCTGCAGCCCAATGCGGGCGCACTCACCCAGGCCTTGGGCACCAAAGACGCGGACTATATCCATCCCACCGTCCAGCGCTTCATTCTCGAAGAAGATGGGGTGTTGCTGCTCTGCTCCGATGGTCTGAGTGACCATGGCTGGGTGGAAACCCTTTGGGAAGAGTCTACCCAAAGGGTGCTGAAGGATAAGATGTCCCTGGATGCGGCCGTGCGCTCCTGGTTAGAACTGGCGAACCAGCGCAATGGCCATGACAATGCTTCGGTGGTCTTGCTTGACTGTCGGGCATCGCTGTCGAGTCCCCAACTGTTTGAGCCGGGGGATGCGCCGCCGGAACCATCAGATACGGACTTGTCTGACACGGCCCGGGCCCTGCTCTACCCTGAGGATGAGGATGAGCCGGATCTGCCCTGGGATAGCGGCTTAGATGAGGAGGCTAGCGATCGCTCCCCTGAGCACCACAGCAACATCTGGGGGGTGATTTTAGGTCTAGCGCTGCTCTGCTTTTTGGTGGGCGGCGTGGGCATTTTAGTCTGGCGGTATGTGAACACCTACGGCGTACGCGATGGGCTGGAGCAATTGCTGATTCCTGAACAGCCTGACGAGGCCAATCCGGGGGAGATGGATGAAAGCGAGCCCCAACCCTAG
- the gshA gene encoding glutamate--cysteine ligase, translated as MLLSKGFEVEMYTGTPEGEIVGLSDKITAALHGFVREPDSRNVEYTTPPLYSYDRLLCNLVRPRRDLRAYLQTLGNYTIHPGSTLSLGDSQQFWRSDPTNPYHDYIEQTYGATVVTASIHINIGIEDPEMLMRACRLVRLEAPLFLALSASSPFLDGQVTGAHSRRWSVFPKTPAQVPLFSSHDHFIQWTEEQLVLGTMQNVRHLWSSVRPNGDRRPYNLNRLELRICDLVSDPIALLAITAFLEARLMQLFDQPDLDPLVSSSLSIEELGAIADDNEQAAAYHSLDAELRHWQDGRTIIARDWIEELYPELWAIAKSRGFSCFLSPLKKILREGNEAQRWLAAYEQGQDIRTIIQQGIQDMSDREAMLEEQICQGIAA; from the coding sequence GTGCTACTATCCAAAGGCTTTGAAGTTGAGATGTACACGGGCACCCCCGAGGGGGAGATTGTGGGACTCTCGGATAAGATTACCGCAGCCCTCCATGGCTTCGTCCGCGAACCCGATAGCCGTAATGTGGAATATACCACTCCCCCCCTCTACAGCTACGATCGCCTCCTGTGTAACCTGGTGCGCCCCCGCCGCGACCTGCGCGCCTACCTGCAAACCTTAGGAAACTACACCATCCACCCCGGCAGCACCCTCTCCCTCGGCGATAGCCAACAATTTTGGCGCTCCGACCCCACCAATCCCTACCACGACTACATCGAACAGACCTATGGGGCCACGGTGGTCACCGCCAGCATCCATATCAATATCGGCATCGAGGATCCAGAGATGCTGATGCGGGCCTGTCGCCTAGTGCGATTAGAAGCACCGCTATTTCTGGCCCTAAGCGCATCGTCGCCCTTTTTAGATGGTCAGGTGACCGGTGCCCACTCGCGCCGCTGGAGCGTTTTCCCTAAAACTCCCGCCCAGGTACCGCTGTTTAGCAGTCATGACCATTTCATTCAATGGACGGAGGAACAGTTGGTGCTCGGCACGATGCAAAATGTGCGCCACCTGTGGTCATCCGTGCGCCCCAATGGCGATCGCCGTCCCTATAATCTCAACCGTCTAGAGCTACGCATCTGTGACCTCGTATCTGACCCGATCGCTCTCTTAGCCATCACCGCCTTCCTGGAAGCTCGGCTGATGCAGCTTTTTGACCAGCCCGACCTCGATCCCCTGGTGAGCAGTAGCCTATCTATCGAAGAACTGGGGGCGATCGCTGATGATAATGAACAAGCTGCCGCCTACCACAGCCTCGATGCCGAACTGCGCCACTGGCAAGATGGCCGCACCATCATCGCCCGCGATTGGATTGAGGAACTCTACCCAGAACTATGGGCGATCGCCAAGTCTCGGGGCTTTAGCTGCTTTTTATCTCCTCTGAAGAAAATTCTCCGGGAGGGGAATGAAGCCCAGCGCTGGCTAGCGGCCTATGAGCAAGGACAGGATATCCGCACGATCATCCAGCAAGGTATTCAAGACATGAGCGATCGGGAAGCGATGCTGGAAGAACAAATCTGTCAGGGCATTGCCGCATAG
- a CDS encoding PD-(D/E)XK nuclease family protein, whose amino-acid sequence MAELMPPGADWLPALTGKSVRQAGRQFIQDDQARSLPSVSTILNATKPPEARAALAQWRSRLGHDAATKVTTTASRRGSQTHKYLRQFLQGEVVTCPDTVQPYWHSLQSVLADLDTVRLVESPVFHYDLGYAGRVDCVVSYQGTPCLCDWKTADVPKRSSDRLYDQPLQLAAYCGAVNHCYGDRLHLRHALLVVALPDQPAEVFWFGPDQLREYWHQWCDRLAQYDRRYR is encoded by the coding sequence ATGGCCGAGCTGATGCCGCCAGGAGCAGATTGGCTGCCAGCCTTGACGGGGAAATCCGTGCGCCAAGCTGGGAGACAGTTCATTCAAGATGACCAAGCGCGATCGCTCCCGAGTGTGAGCACCATTTTGAATGCCACTAAGCCACCGGAGGCCCGCGCTGCTCTGGCTCAGTGGCGATCGCGTCTAGGGCACGATGCCGCAACTAAGGTGACAACGACGGCCAGCCGCCGGGGTAGCCAAACCCACAAGTACCTACGGCAATTTTTGCAAGGTGAAGTAGTCACCTGTCCCGATACGGTGCAGCCCTACTGGCACAGTTTGCAATCGGTGCTGGCCGATCTCGACACCGTGCGTTTGGTAGAAAGCCCCGTTTTTCACTACGACTTGGGCTATGCCGGCCGGGTCGATTGCGTGGTTAGCTACCAAGGCACGCCCTGCCTATGTGATTGGAAAACGGCCGATGTGCCCAAGCGATCGAGCGATCGCCTCTATGATCAGCCTCTCCAGCTTGCCGCCTACTGCGGTGCCGTGAACCATTGCTATGGCGATCGCCTGCACCTGCGCCATGCTCTACTGGTCGTGGCGCTGCCCGATCAACCTGCGGAGGTATTTTGGTTTGGCCCCGACCAGCTTCGAGAGTATTGGCATCAATGGTGCGATCGCCTAGCCCAGTACGATCGCCGCTATCGCTAA
- a CDS encoding NfeD family protein, whose translation MIDAPFDDELMVSMEPPLIWLIAGVILCAMEFTIPTAFTEFTLGVSAIIVALVALVVPQVSIQIVLWLVLSVVATLMLRRFMPPQTNRVLEDATDAKTLTEILPGETGRVLYEGNSWPARCEDDVAIAPNQFVYVVGRRGNTLLVMPETSIHPR comes from the coding sequence TTGATTGACGCTCCTTTTGACGATGAATTGATGGTCTCTATGGAACCTCCGCTAATTTGGCTGATTGCTGGCGTAATCCTATGCGCCATGGAATTTACAATTCCCACCGCCTTTACCGAATTCACCCTGGGCGTAAGTGCCATTATTGTGGCGCTCGTGGCGCTCGTGGTACCTCAGGTTTCCATTCAAATTGTGCTGTGGCTGGTGCTATCCGTCGTCGCAACGCTGATGTTACGGCGATTTATGCCACCCCAAACCAATAGAGTGCTGGAAGATGCCACCGATGCCAAAACCTTAACGGAGATTCTGCCTGGCGAAACCGGCCGGGTGCTCTACGAAGGCAACTCTTGGCCCGCCCGCTGCGAAGATGACGTGGCGATCGCCCCCAACCAATTCGTGTATGTGGTGGGGCGGCGGGGCAATACCCTGCTAGTGATGCCGGAAACCTCCATTCATCCCCGTTGA
- a CDS encoding ferredoxin-thioredoxin reductase variable chain, giving the protein MKVGDRVRVCQSVVVYHHPKHRNQPFDLEGQEGEVVGLASQWKDKPISANFPWLVKFDGKFKAHLRDTELEVVE; this is encoded by the coding sequence ATGAAAGTTGGCGATCGCGTCCGAGTTTGTCAATCCGTTGTGGTTTATCATCACCCCAAACATCGCAACCAGCCTTTTGATCTAGAAGGACAAGAAGGTGAAGTCGTGGGGTTGGCTAGCCAATGGAAAGACAAGCCCATCAGCGCAAACTTTCCTTGGCTGGTGAAGTTCGACGGCAAATTTAAGGCCCACCTGCGAGATACAGAATTAGAGGTGGTGGAGTAG